In Paracoccaceae bacterium Fryx2, a single genomic region encodes these proteins:
- the rsgA gene encoding ribosome small subunit-dependent GTPase A, protein MTTPLTLADLGWALDFLRQLDLDEIGTTTPCRISAVHRNRVEAIGADGPLSLIPPPGLSTGEVAVGDWALARDQRLLRLLDRRTCLARRAAGTGAARQLIAANVDTLFVVTSCNADFNPARLERYLALALGAGVEPVILLTKADLCDGPASWADRARAVNRRVEARTLDALSGDVGTALAEWCRPGRTVALAGSSGVGKTTLANALAGAARSTAPIREDDAKGRHTTTGRDLLPMAVGGWLIDTPGMRELRLTDAEDGIAALFDDLDALARTCRFHDCSHQTEPGCAIRSAVADGRLDPDRIARWEKLRREDRHNSETLAKARHRDRAFGQMVRGVLRDKARLRGDR, encoded by the coding sequence TTGACCACACCCTTGACGCTCGCCGATCTCGGCTGGGCTCTCGATTTCCTGCGCCAGCTTGATCTGGATGAAATCGGCACCACCACCCCCTGCCGCATCTCGGCTGTCCACCGCAACCGGGTAGAGGCGATCGGGGCCGACGGTCCGCTTTCCCTGATCCCGCCGCCCGGGCTTTCCACCGGCGAGGTTGCCGTGGGCGACTGGGCGCTGGCCCGTGACCAGCGCCTGCTGCGGCTGCTGGACCGGCGCACCTGCCTTGCCCGCCGCGCGGCGGGAACCGGCGCGGCGCGGCAGCTTATCGCGGCGAACGTCGATACGCTGTTCGTCGTCACCTCGTGCAACGCCGATTTCAACCCGGCGCGGCTGGAACGCTATCTGGCGCTGGCGCTTGGGGCCGGGGTGGAACCGGTGATCCTGCTGACCAAGGCCGACCTCTGCGACGGCCCCGCTTCCTGGGCCGACCGTGCAAGGGCGGTCAACCGGCGGGTCGAGGCCCGCACGCTCGACGCGCTGTCGGGCGATGTCGGCACGGCGCTGGCCGAGTGGTGCAGGCCCGGCAGGACGGTGGCGCTGGCGGGGTCTTCCGGCGTGGGCAAGACCACGCTCGCCAATGCGCTGGCTGGGGCGGCGCGTTCCACCGCGCCGATCCGCGAGGATGACGCCAAGGGGCGGCACACCACGACCGGGCGCGACCTCTTGCCGATGGCGGTCGGCGGCTGGCTGATCGACACGCCGGGAATGCGCGAATTGCGCCTGACCGACGCCGAAGACGGCATCGCCGCGCTGTTCGACGATCTCGACGCTTTGGCCCGCACCTGCCGTTTTCACGACTGCTCGCACCAGACGGAGCCGGGCTGCGCGATCCGTTCGGCGGTGGCGGACGGCCGGCTTGACCCCGACCGCATCGCCCGGTGGGAAAAGCTGCGGCGCGAAGACCGCCACAACTCCGAAACGCTGGCCAAGGCGCGCCACCGCGACCGCGCCTTCGGCCAGATGGTGCGCGGGGTGCTGCGCGACAAGGCAAGGCTGCGGGGCGACCGGTAG
- the murF gene encoding UDP-N-acetylmuramoyl-tripeptide--D-alanyl-D-alanine ligase codes for MTPLWTAQDAAAATKGRATTAWQATGVSIDTRTLAPGDLFIALTDQRDGHDFVAQALAKGAAAALVSRIPDGLPADAPLLVVPDVLRALEDLGRAARARSGAKVIGVTGSVGKTSTKEMLRVMLAGQGSVHAAEASYNNHWGVPLTLARLPPDAGFAVIEIGMNHPGEIAPLARMARLHVALITTVAPAHLEAFADLDGIAHEKAAILDGVEPGGTAILPADLAVTPILTAKAAALGLKTHLFGTAPAADIHLDDLTLTEGASILRTTIAGKPRLFKVSSPGRHFAMNALAVMAVAETLHLDPGIAAGDLGRWHPPAGRGTRERILLDPLDDIGFDLIDDAFNANPASLAASLDVLALFNPTNDVGRIASGRRIAILGDMLELGPDETALHRAVAGHPALSQITTVHCVGPRMRALHDALPRRQRGEWVETAAELVARAPTLVDAGDIVLVKGSKGIKVSLVVDALRKLGQAGTPKDKAPRTKGSQTRGHE; via the coding sequence AGCGCGACGGCCACGATTTCGTGGCCCAGGCGCTGGCCAAGGGCGCCGCCGCCGCCCTCGTCTCGCGCATTCCCGACGGCCTGCCCGCCGACGCGCCCCTGCTTGTCGTCCCCGACGTGCTCCGCGCCCTCGAAGACCTCGGCCGTGCCGCGCGTGCCCGCTCGGGCGCAAAGGTGATCGGCGTCACCGGGTCGGTCGGCAAGACCTCGACCAAGGAAATGCTGCGCGTCATGCTGGCCGGGCAGGGCAGCGTCCACGCGGCCGAGGCGAGCTACAACAACCACTGGGGCGTGCCCCTGACCCTCGCCCGCCTGCCGCCCGACGCCGGTTTCGCGGTGATCGAGATCGGCATGAACCACCCCGGCGAGATTGCCCCGCTGGCCCGCATGGCCCGCCTGCACGTCGCCCTGATCACCACCGTCGCCCCGGCACACCTTGAAGCCTTTGCCGACCTCGACGGCATCGCCCACGAAAAGGCCGCGATCCTCGACGGGGTAGAGCCCGGCGGCACCGCCATCCTGCCCGCCGACCTCGCCGTGACCCCGATCCTGACTGCCAAGGCCGCCGCCCTCGGGCTCAAGACCCACCTGTTCGGCACCGCCCCCGCCGCCGACATCCATCTTGACGACCTGACGCTGACCGAAGGCGCCTCGATCCTGCGCACCACCATCGCGGGCAAACCGCGGCTCTTCAAGGTCTCCAGCCCCGGCCGCCACTTCGCGATGAACGCGCTTGCGGTGATGGCGGTGGCCGAGACGCTGCACCTCGACCCCGGCATCGCGGCGGGCGACCTTGGCCGCTGGCACCCCCCGGCAGGGCGCGGCACGCGCGAGCGCATCCTGCTCGACCCGCTGGATGACATCGGCTTCGACCTGATCGACGACGCCTTCAACGCCAACCCCGCCTCGCTGGCGGCCAGCCTCGACGTGCTGGCGCTGTTCAACCCGACCAATGATGTCGGCCGCATCGCCAGTGGCCGCCGCATCGCCATCCTGGGCGACATGCTCGAACTCGGCCCCGACGAGACGGCGCTGCACCGGGCCGTCGCAGGCCACCCCGCGCTGTCGCAGATCACCACCGTCCATTGCGTCGGCCCCCGGATGCGCGCCCTGCACGACGCCCTGCCCAGACGCCAGCGCGGCGAATGGGTCGAAACCGCGGCCGAACTGGTGGCCCGCGCCCCCACCCTGGTCGACGCCGGGGACATCGTGCTGGTCAAGGGATCTAAGGGCATCAAGGTCAGCCTGGTGGTTGACGCCCTGCGCAAATTGGGTCAGGCGGGCACTCCAAAAGACAAGGCACCCCGCACCAAGGGGTCACAGACCCGAGGACACGAGTAG
- the murD gene encoding UDP-N-acetylmuramoyl-L-alanine--D-glutamate ligase codes for MIPVQGHAGRKVAVLGLGRSGLATARALAAGGAEPLLWDDSPESRARAEAEGFTCTDLTRAQAFDGVAALIVSPGIPHLYPAPNKVIARAYELGIPVDNDIGLFFRSFATDDWEAFDQTPRVVCITGSNGKSTTTALIHHILEVAGRPTQMAGNIGRGVLDLDPAQDGEVIVLELSSYQTDLARALTPDVAVFTNLSPDHLDRHGGMGGYFAAKRRLFAEGGPDRAVIGVDEAEGRYLAGQLAEGAEDDRVIRVSSGSKLEGFGWSVFARKGFLAEWRRGKQVASVDLRAMPGLPGAHNHQNACAAFAACRSLGIGPKLIETALHSFAGLPHRSQTVGLHNGVRYVNDSKATNVDSAAKALQAFPRIRWIAGGLGKDGGIAALAPHLGSVVKAYLIGHSARDFALQIGATPHEICETMARAVARAAAEAEPGEVVLLAPAAASFDQYPDFEKRGDDFTALVQGLAGA; via the coding sequence ATGATTCCAGTCCAGGGCCATGCAGGCCGAAAAGTTGCCGTCCTCGGCCTCGGCCGGTCCGGCCTCGCCACCGCCCGCGCCCTCGCGGCCGGCGGGGCCGAACCGCTGCTGTGGGACGACAGCCCCGAATCCCGCGCCCGCGCCGAAGCCGAGGGCTTCACCTGCACCGACCTGACCCGCGCGCAGGCTTTCGACGGCGTCGCCGCCCTGATCGTCAGCCCCGGCATCCCCCACCTCTACCCCGCGCCGAACAAGGTGATCGCCCGCGCCTACGAACTCGGGATTCCGGTCGACAACGACATCGGGCTGTTCTTCCGCTCGTTCGCGACCGATGACTGGGAAGCCTTCGACCAGACCCCCCGCGTGGTCTGCATCACCGGATCGAACGGCAAGTCCACCACCACCGCCCTGATCCACCACATCCTTGAGGTCGCGGGCCGCCCGACCCAGATGGCGGGCAACATCGGCCGCGGCGTGCTCGACCTCGATCCGGCGCAGGATGGCGAGGTGATCGTGCTGGAACTTTCCAGCTACCAGACCGACCTCGCCCGCGCCCTGACCCCCGATGTCGCGGTCTTCACCAACCTCTCGCCCGACCATCTGGACCGGCACGGCGGCATGGGCGGCTATTTCGCCGCCAAGCGCCGCCTGTTCGCCGAAGGCGGCCCCGACCGCGCGGTGATCGGCGTCGACGAGGCCGAGGGGCGGTATCTGGCGGGCCAGCTTGCCGAAGGGGCAGAGGATGACCGGGTGATCCGGGTGTCGTCGGGCAGCAAGCTCGAAGGTTTTGGCTGGTCGGTCTTCGCCCGCAAGGGGTTTCTGGCCGAATGGCGGCGCGGCAAGCAGGTGGCCTCGGTCGATCTGCGCGCCATGCCGGGCCTGCCGGGCGCGCACAACCACCAGAACGCCTGCGCCGCCTTCGCCGCCTGTCGCTCGCTTGGCATCGGGCCGAAGCTGATCGAGACCGCCCTGCACAGCTTTGCGGGCCTGCCCCACCGCAGCCAGACCGTCGGCCTGCACAACGGGGTGCGCTACGTCAACGACAGCAAGGCGACCAACGTCGACAGCGCCGCCAAGGCGCTGCAAGCCTTCCCCCGCATCCGCTGGATCGCCGGAGGCCTGGGCAAGGACGGCGGCATCGCGGCGCTGGCGCCGCATCTCGGCTCGGTGGTGAAGGCCTATCTGATCGGCCATTCCGCCCGCGACTTCGCGCTGCAGATCGGCGCCACCCCGCACGAGATCTGCGAGACCATGGCCCGCGCCGTGGCCCGCGCCGCCGCCGAGGCCGAACCGGGCGAGGTGGTGCTGCTCGCCCCCGCCGCCGCCAGTTTCGACCAGTATCCCGACTTCGAGAAACGTGGCGACGATTTCACGGCACTGGTGCAGGGGCTGGCCGGCGCCTGA
- the mraY gene encoding phospho-N-acetylmuramoyl-pentapeptide-transferase produces the protein MLYWLTQFSDGGDLFNLFRYITFRAGAAFFTALIFGFIFGRPLIDLLRRRQGKGQPIRDDGPQSHFAKAGTPTMGGLLILSALLFSTLLWARLDNPHVWIVLLVTFAFGMIGFADDYAKVTKQNTKGVSSRVRFLLGLVIAGLAAFAAARFHPDALTNQLALPVFKNSLINLGWFFVPFGMIVIVGAANAVNLTDGLDGLAVMPVMIAAGTLGAISYLVGNFNFAEYLGVHFVPGTGELLIFAAALIGGGLGFLWYNAPPAAVFMGDTGSLALGGALGAIAVCTKHEIVLAIVGGLFVVEALSVIIQVLYYKRTGKRVFLMAPIHHHFEKKGWAEPQIVIRFWIISLILALIGLATLKLR, from the coding sequence ATGCTGTACTGGCTGACCCAGTTTTCCGATGGCGGCGACCTTTTCAACCTGTTCCGCTACATCACCTTCCGCGCCGGGGCGGCCTTCTTCACCGCGCTGATCTTCGGCTTCATCTTCGGGCGGCCGCTGATCGACCTGTTGCGCCGCAGGCAGGGCAAGGGCCAGCCGATCCGCGACGATGGCCCGCAAAGCCATTTCGCCAAGGCGGGCACGCCCACGATGGGGGGCCTGCTGATCCTGTCGGCGCTGCTGTTTTCGACCCTGCTCTGGGCGCGGCTCGACAATCCGCATGTCTGGATCGTGCTGCTCGTCACCTTCGCCTTCGGGATGATCGGCTTTGCGGACGATTACGCCAAGGTCACCAAGCAGAACACCAAGGGCGTCTCCAGCCGCGTGCGCTTCCTGCTGGGGCTGGTGATCGCGGGGCTTGCCGCCTTCGCCGCCGCCCGCTTCCACCCCGACGCGCTGACCAACCAGCTTGCCTTGCCGGTGTTCAAGAACTCGCTGATCAACCTCGGCTGGTTCTTCGTGCCCTTCGGGATGATCGTGATCGTCGGCGCGGCCAATGCCGTCAACCTGACCGACGGGCTCGACGGCCTCGCCGTCATGCCGGTGATGATCGCAGCGGGCACGCTGGGGGCAATCTCCTATCTCGTCGGCAACTTCAACTTCGCCGAATACCTCGGGGTGCATTTCGTGCCGGGAACGGGGGAATTGCTGATCTTTGCGGCCGCGCTGATCGGCGGCGGGCTGGGGTTCCTGTGGTACAACGCCCCCCCGGCGGCGGTCTTCATGGGCGACACCGGGTCGCTGGCACTCGGCGGCGCGCTGGGGGCCATCGCGGTCTGCACCAAGCATGAAATCGTGCTGGCCATCGTCGGCGGGCTGTTCGTGGTCGAGGCTTTGTCGGTGATAATCCAGGTGCTCTACTACAAGCGCACCGGCAAGCGGGTCTTCCTGATGGCCCCGATCCACCACCATTTCGAGAAGAAGGGCTGGGCCGAACCGCAGATCGTGATCCGTTTCTGGATCATCAGCCTGATCCTCGCCCTGATCGGCCTTGCCACGCTGAAGCTGCGCTGA
- a CDS encoding SDR family NAD(P)-dependent oxidoreductase, which translates to MAQAVPLVPRTALVTGANRGLGRAIASGLAARGVKVTLGARNEDQGRAAAAALGVAFARIDLADPDSYFDAVVQAGGFDILVNNAGVLSDVSLLAPKSDFAEAMEVMVAAPLDLIRLCVPHWRRTGWGRIVNVSSGWGSFAEGLGGPGAYGIAKAALNALTHALPRDLPPGVKVNACCPGRVATRMGGPGATRTPEEGADTPIWLATLPDNGPTGGLFRDRAPIGW; encoded by the coding sequence ATGGCGCAGGCCGTGCCTCTGGTGCCGCGCACCGCGCTGGTCACCGGGGCCAACCGTGGGCTGGGCCGTGCGATTGCGTCGGGGCTGGCGGCGCGCGGCGTCAAGGTCACGCTCGGCGCGCGCAACGAGGATCAGGGCCGCGCCGCCGCTGCCGCGCTTGGCGTGGCATTCGCCCGGATCGACCTTGCCGATCCCGACAGCTATTTCGACGCCGTGGTGCAGGCGGGCGGGTTCGACATTCTGGTGAACAACGCCGGGGTTCTGTCCGACGTCTCGCTGCTGGCCCCGAAAAGCGACTTTGCCGAGGCGATGGAGGTGATGGTGGCGGCACCCCTCGACCTGATCCGGCTCTGCGTGCCGCACTGGCGCCGCACCGGCTGGGGCCGGATCGTCAACGTCTCCTCGGGCTGGGGCAGCTTTGCCGAGGGGCTGGGCGGCCCCGGCGCCTACGGCATCGCCAAGGCGGCGCTGAACGCGCTGACCCATGCCCTGCCGCGCGACCTGCCGCCCGGCGTCAAGGTCAACGCCTGCTGCCCCGGCCGGGTTGCAACCCGGATGGGCGGCCCCGGCGCGACCCGAACCCCCGAGGAAGGCGCCGACACCCCGATCTGGCTGGCAACCCTGCCCGACAACGGCCCGACCGGCGGCTTATTCCGCGACCGCGCGCCGATCGGCTGGTAA
- a CDS encoding alpha/beta hydrolase translates to MTRTLIVPGLDGAEAPHWQQWWAATDRNAVMVELSEPWRPTPAVWEIELATAILANPDCILVGHALGAVLIAQLMATWPHLNVRAALLVAPVETQGDDRIGHFGALPEARLTIPTTVVASRNDPWMSFSRARHLSHVWGSELVDLGLAGHVDAASGFGPWARGKALRDDLVARSAPAVAAAPARRLWGSRMRGARV, encoded by the coding sequence ATGACCAGAACGCTGATAGTTCCAGGCCTTGATGGCGCCGAGGCACCGCATTGGCAGCAATGGTGGGCGGCGACCGACCGGAATGCCGTGATGGTGGAACTGTCCGAGCCTTGGCGGCCGACCCCGGCGGTCTGGGAAATCGAACTGGCCACGGCGATCCTGGCCAACCCCGACTGCATTCTGGTCGGACATGCGCTGGGTGCGGTGCTGATTGCGCAGCTGATGGCGACATGGCCGCATCTGAACGTGCGCGCGGCCCTGCTGGTGGCGCCGGTGGAAACGCAGGGCGACGACCGTATCGGGCATTTCGGTGCCCTGCCCGAGGCGCGCCTGACCATCCCGACAACCGTCGTCGCCAGCCGCAATGACCCGTGGATGAGCTTTTCCCGCGCCCGCCATCTGTCGCATGTCTGGGGCAGCGAGCTTGTTGACCTGGGGCTTGCGGGCCATGTCGATGCGGCCTCGGGGTTCGGTCCCTGGGCCCGCGGGAAAGCCCTTCGCGATGACCTTGTGGCGAGGTCGGCACCCGCCGTGGCGGCCGCCCCCGCCCGCCGCCTGTGGGGTTCGCGGATGAGAGGCGCCCGGGTTTGA